The following proteins are encoded in a genomic region of Gossypium hirsutum isolate 1008001.06 chromosome D05, Gossypium_hirsutum_v2.1, whole genome shotgun sequence:
- the LOC107902748 gene encoding protein YIP4b, protein MSNSHSDTIPLHPSSQSDIDEIENLINASVQSGPATVLPARPPSPPRASIPVSSSPFIQSKIPPPPPQSSSSSNHKVPSVPAAPPPPPPVGNSSSIVATGFGPPPNTLTEPVWDTVKRDLSRIVSNLKLVVFPNPYREDPGKALRDWDLWGPFFFIVFLGLTLSWSASVKKSEVFAVAFALLAAGAIILTLNVLLLGGHIIFFQSLSLLGYCLFPLDIGALICLLKDNVIIKMIVVSVTLAWSSWAAYPFMSSAVNPRRKALALYPVFLMYVSVGFLIIAIN, encoded by the exons ATGTCAAATTCGCATAGCGATACGATACCTCTTCACCCCTCGTCCCAATCGGACATCGACGAGATCGAGAATCTAATCAATGCCAGCGTCCAATCCGGTCCAGCCACTGTCCTCCCGGCCCGCCCTCCAAGCCCACCTCGGGCCTCCATCCCGGTCTCTTCTTCCCCCTTCATCCAGTCCAAAATCCCTCCTCCGCCTCCGCAGTCTTCATCATCGTCCAATCATAAGGTGCCGTCTGTCCCTGCTGCCCCTCCTCCTCCTCCCCCCGTCGGTAACTCTAGCAGCATCGTGGCCACTGGGTTCGGTCCTCCGCCCAACACCCTAACGGAGCCTGTTTGGGACACCGTGAAAAGAGATCTGTCCAGGATCGTTAGCAACTTGAAGCTGGTGGTGTTTCCGAATCCCTACAGAGAAGATCCTGGAAAGGCGTTGAGAGATTGGGATCTGTGGGGTCCTTTCTTCTTCATTGTCTTCTTGGGACTCACGCTTTCTTGGTCTGCCTCCGTTAAAAAG TCTGAGGTATTTGCTGTCGCATTTGCACTGCTTGCAGCTGGTGCTATAATCTTGACATTGAATGTTCTACTACTG GGTGGGCATATCATTTTCTTCCAGAGTCTGAGTCTTCTTGGTTATTGTTTATTCCCTCTGGATATAGGAGCCCTTATCTGTTTGTTGAAGGACAATGTGATAATCAAAATGATTGTGGTTAGTGTGACATTGGCTTGGAGCTCATGGGCAGCCTATCCTTTCATGAGTTCAGCTGTGAATCCAAGGAGAAAAGCACTTGCGCTCTATCCTGTTTTTCTTATGTATGTATCGGTTGGTTTTCTCATCATTGCCATTAATTGA